The proteins below come from a single Plasmodium sp. gorilla clade G2 genome assembly, chromosome: 13 genomic window:
- a CDS encoding P-loop containing nucleoside triphosphate hydrolase, putative — MRKTSLNKKRKGSDKSSSRKNSLQETFDTNSSINEKAHDSLNDEATNLEKPEESTKNLNEINNNIKNEDNEEDIKFLIEHIDFQHFCNIKKKEIAHCKNKKNDDNINDDKINNSNNHSNHCNNNNINDDMECKNNPLNIIGKTYDYLRRKNFKSVHLKKLENYQYFEKILWPYYNMYDKFYELNNNNIFFHSNDELNNKKNVHLKHLLSIVIFLCYKYEEKGKHEIWEQLIYNKIDEFEKLVYNEKNGLNGNTNIFNIDEKYNLYKEFLIEKFNNLFFNTLKLINYNFVISEFLSSQLKSNKDEILLENLKRYREKLFKLNFLEKSYILQFFINIYSSIDKKFLFKLCVDLCNPFIWIYINETYLNNFLFKTNEDAKLLYNNILNVMKRKYHNYENYDLLSIYTSNCLMDTQEEEHNIRNQDKKKRRKSSTKINDSIQNEENKFSYDENVILFINKNAFFYNLINYFLLVLDYVESNNFDDENDTDILSDTSDGENVFDKMNIFENDDDILYTFDDNKKIGTQLLEKLKIINENITEEDNTISYLENMDMLLKCENKIYDEKYNKNTNVSFNFELQNKEENVINDYKYFSSEDDLYEYNNNNNNNNEHYMKDEILNIFSKYEKKVKDMNNKEYIYRKNKVPKKDTCTQNNNKYILLFIEKCIEFFIDLLSQLYSRRILYIFLKYFNVFIYCKISKLNKHNRQFKELIKLFKYYMEMYIDNFSGNPLTYLEINNEHYKNFESFQIFCYKYYKDHNILKNYYLKSVYVMDKKKEMWENLTKLDNNVLSFLCQNLKYVIKMDTYIEDDESMSEPKKKASITSDTDMNDNNNNNNNNSSSSRGGKKGRKGINKRNEEKIEKKRESKVEKNTEEYNCYNKNKYNYLFNHLNLFHEKKKIFYIILLIENLSFKKNIFEEIEKKCDYPNEMDLFDNIIIDSNEDIKNKTNEKKKKKKYVLYTKPLFKLNLQYLCINDYIFRIYNLFKLQSYYDIKKNILEYVYETNPKNKKVNESTILKYVYEIDDDNIDYHNMNEKEYKKRKSNNDIEENDAILDDDNHINKNTYNEYQLKSIIVDINKIENTYFANERRMSNKIDSFKIINVDDDNKKVTAEIIIDLRYKQYERIKNEWNMIRSSDILFLVSVRNYSNLYKNKLNVINDNDMKKLLGINYVRGCEVVKYANMGNDDEDINSKKCTLKKITVYLDYIQYQKDILNNPDIYESFNLLIRRKQKENNFYYILNNIKTLILNPDDAIIPHWVHDIFLGYCDSSIKYYDETLHKVYHPDKDEEIEEDESDSDNNSVEYQTGSDDNNNDNYNNDNYNNDEDKTDSDNITDNDDRNKCNSSNASDVLSNDDDTQSSKSLIKNKYFYNKTLFNFIKRNVDDINYLNTFLNIGHILKTTNVGYMCVDLSYMNILNDNNFNVHDFLNEYIEPLYLSYVPIKYEHEKDCMKRNVLEKNIIESLFYHICVINKYKIDDTNFVSKFVTNIDLVYECYNNFFVFQFEFKEKKYFLIFNNFLCKEQNEKNVVQQVEENQYEDGSTQKKKKIINNNNIPKKTKKKKNNNEDINGDHLDKHNNDNNIHNDDDKSEGTLDNMTQKNNNKCVIIKDQNKIKNIYHKVIEDSIKYLRIKDGIYRLQNKIYEDPNYPLEGLLIHTQKKNSTNVKYINNEKKKEIIKKNIYYTERQIECIKSGIYKGITIIEGVPGSGKTSILNKIINILFNNKKNEKILICTHSNSCLNYIFNLLVKENVIHQKYLCRVGMGEVDSENFINEYEIMNDKLSKQYNKKDEYMNTYELNNIYNYDDENFNFSKYGRINYMLDLRQKLLNDVNLLSESYNNQKIYNCLTANQYYERYVKKRIYLYFQFVYLFKNKFNNEEKKVNEFFNLYLSSSLEDYDIYNLFLCPKIYVHNHEDNNIDELLWKNYNMEENNNCKNIKCMDLLKDDEPYFYLIHPEKQLKVLNLSIYNILFPFKKYINLKLKGISVQTYLENKSKLYDNQKGEYNLQVQDKIVETNFISDENHVTNGIINMDYDNNDNNINNDDVLNDNSYSNNKNSVDIAQINHLEDNDKNENILKKNKNTNHPYINEHVDENHLHIQFHQGEDDLYVSKYYLSKLFKTFEHLKDCRAFEVLRNQRERCTYIIAKLARVIAMTCTHASINRSKIAKLQFYFDNIIIDECTQITENDTFLPLLLQENRYYKSKLKRIIFVGDSNQLPPIIKNKYIKDFANYEQSLYKRFLRLDLPSIYLNEQGRMRSEICNIYKYFYSKYNIEISNLECIYKENFVKSFNPGFTYTYQFIHVPSEEYSPIPYFYQNLLEAEMTVAIYMYMRLIGYPNDVITILTTYNGQKELILDILKKNCMYNKLIGMPKKVTTVDKYQGKQNDYIILSLVRSRSIGYMKNIKRLIVAFSRARFGLYVLGNYNLYKKAYEFKKPLYFFKKNKLQLSLHLNEHYLNTTYRHIENTSNNSSLIINDLNHFYTIIYSLLNYQLQQSNK; from the coding sequence ATGAGAAAAACGTctctaaataaaaaaagaaaaggaagtGATAAATCTTCTTCAAGAAAAAATAGTTTACAAGAAACATTCGACACAAATAGTTCTATTAACGAGAAAGCGCATGATAGTTTAAATGATGAAGCAACTAATTTAGAAAAACCAGAAGAAAGTACAAAgaatttaaatgaaataaataataatataaaaaatgaagataatgaggaggatataaaatttttaattgaaCATATAGATTTTCAACActtttgtaatataaaaaagaaggaaaTTGCGCATtgtaagaataaaaaaaatgatgataatataaatgatgataaaataaataatagtaataatcaTAGTAACCAttgtaacaataataatattaatgatgatatGGAATGTAAGAACAATCCTTTAAACATTATTGGAAAAACATATGATTAtttaagaagaaaaaattttaaatcagtacatttaaagaaattagaaaattatcaatattttgaaaaaatattatggccttattataatatgtatgataaattctatgaattaaataataacaacatattttttcattcgaatgatgaattaaataataaaaagaatgtacatttaaaacatttattatctatcgtaatatttctttgttataaatatgaagaaaaggGGAAGCATGAAATCTGGGaacaattaatatataataaaattgatgaatttgaaaaattagtatataatgaaaagaatGGTTTAAATGGAAATAcaaacatttttaatattgatgagaaatataatttatataaagaatttcttatagaaaaatttaataatttattttttaatacactcaagttaataaattataattttgttatcagtgaatttttatcatctCAATTGAAAAGTAACAAAGATGAAATATTGTTGGAGAATTTGAAAAGATATAgggaaaaattatttaaattaaattttttagaaaaaagttatatattacaattttttattaatatttattctaGTATAGATAagaaatttctttttaaattgtGTGTAGATTTATGTAATCCATTTATttggatatatattaatgaaacCTATTTAAATAACTTTCTATTTAAAACAAATGAAGATGCAAAgttgttatataataatatattaaatgttatgaaaaggaaatatcacaattatgaaaattatgatcttttatcaatatatacTAGTAACTGTCTTATGGATACACAAGAAGAGGAACATAATATAAGAAATCAAGATAAGAAGAAAAGGAGAAAATCATCTACAAAAATTAATGATAGTAttcaaaatgaagaaaacaaattttcttatgatgaaaatgttatattatttataaataaaaatgcatTTTTCTACAAccttataaattattttctattagTTTTAGATTATGTAGAAAGCAATAATTtcgatgatgaaaatgatacaGATATTTTATCTGATACATCAGATGGTGAGAATGTATttgataaaatgaatatttttgaaaatgatgatgatatattatatacctttgatgataataagaaaattGGTACACAACtattagaaaaattaaaaataataaatgaaaatatcaCAGAGGAAGATAATACAATTTCatatttagaaaatatgGATATGCTACTAAAATGTGAAAACAAAATTTATGATGAAAAGTATAATAAGAATACAAATGTGTCCTTTAATTTTGAGttacaaaataaagaagaaaatgttataaatgattataaatatttttctagTGAAGatgatttatatgaatataataataataataataataataatgaacatTATATGAAAGatgaaatattaaacatattttcaaaatatgaaaagaaagttaaagatatgaataataaagaatatatatatagaaaaaataaagttcCCAAAAAAGATACATGtacacaaaataataataaatatattttattatttattgaaaAGTGTATTGAGTTTTTTATCGATTTATTAAGTCAACTTTATTCTAGacgaatattatatatctttttaaaatattttaatgtatttatttattgtaagATATCGAAATTGAATAAACACAACAGACAATTcaaagaattaataaaattgtttaaatattatatggaaATGTATATAGACAATTTTTCAGGGAATCCATTAACATATTTAGAAATTAATAATGAACATTATAAAAACTTTGAGTCCTTCcaaatattttgttataaatattataaggatcataatattttaaaaaattattatttaaaatctGTTTATGTAatggacaaaaaaaaagaaatgtgGGAAAATCTAACCAAATTAGATAACAATGTgttatcttttttatgtCAGAATTTGAAATATGTAATCAAAATGGATACATATATTGAGGATGATGAAAGTATGAGTGAACCGAAAAAAAAGGCGAGCATCACCAGTGATACagatatgaatgataataataataataataataataatagtagtagtagtagggggggaaaaaaaggaagaaagggaattaataaaagaaatgaagaaaaaatcgAAAAAAAACGTGAAAGTAAAGTGGAAAAAAATACAGAAGAATACAACTGctacaataaaaataaatataattatttatttaatcatttaaatttatttcatgaaaagaagaaaatattttatattatattattaattgaaaatttaagttttaaaaaaaacatatttgaagaaattgaaaaaaaatgtgaCTATCCAAATGAAATGGatttatttgataatataataatagattCTAATGaagacataaaaaataaaactaatgaaaaaaaaaaaaaaaaaaaatatgtacttTATACAAAaccattatttaaattaaatttacaatatttatgtataaatgattatatttttagaatatataatttattcaaaTTACAAAgttattatgatataaagaaaaatattttagaaTATGTTTATGAAACGAatccaaaaaataaaaaggtaaATGAAAGtactatattaaaatatgtatatgaaattgatgatgataatatagattatcataatatgaatgaaaaagaatataaaaaaagaaaatctaataatgatatagaagaaaatgatgCTATTCttgatgatgataatcatataaataaaaatacatataatgaatatCAATTAAAATCTATTATTgttgatattaataaaatagaaaatacCTATTTTGCGAATGAAAGGAGAATGAGTAATAAAATTGATTCattcaaaattattaatgttgatgatgataataaaaaagtgaCTGCAGAAATAATTATTGATTTAagatataaacaatatgaaagaataaaaaatgaatggAATATGATTAGATCttctgatatattatttcttgttTCTGTGAGAAATTATAGtaacttatataaaaataaattaaatgttataaatgataatgatatgaaaaaattattaggTATTAATTATGTTAGAGGTTGTGAAGTAGTAAAATATGCTAATATGGgcaatgatgatgaagatattaatagtaaaaaatgtaccttaaaaaaaattacagtATATTTAGATTATATACAATATCAAAAAGATATTCTAAATAATCCAGACATATATGAATCCTTTAATCTTTTAATAAGAAGAAAacaaaaggaaaataatttCTATTACAttctaaataatattaagacATTAATTCTCAATCCTGATGATGCAATAATACCTCATTGGGTGcatgatatatttttggGTTACTGTGATAGTTCGATAAAATATTACGACGAAACATTGCATAAGGTTTATCATCCTGATAAGGATGAAGAAATTGAAGAAGATGAAAGTGAcagtgataataatagtgtTGAATACCAAACAGGCAGCGacgataataataatgataattataataatgataattataataatgatgaggACAAAACTGATAGTGATAATATTACAGATAATGATGATCGTAATAAATGTAATAGTTCAAACGCAAGCGATGTTTTATCAAATGATGATGACACACAATCATCCAAatctttaattaaaaataaatatttttacaataaaactcttttcaattttataaaaagaaatgtaGATGATATTAATTACTTGAATACCTTTTTGAATATAGGACATATACTTAAAACGACAAATGTTGGATATATGTGTGTGGATTTGTCttatatgaacatattaaatgataataattttaatgtgcatgattttttaaatgaatatattgaaCCACTTTATTTAAGTTATGTACctataaaatatgaacatgAAAAGGATTGTATGAAAAGAAATGtcttagaaaaaaatattatagaaagtttattttatcatatttgtgtaatcaataaatataaaattgatGACACGAATTTTGTGTCAAAGTTTGTAACAAATATTGATCTTGTATATGAgtgttataataatttttttgtattccAATTTGAATTTaaggaaaagaaatattttttaatttttaataattttttatgtaaagagcaaaatgagaaaaatgtCGTGCAGCAAGTTGAAGAGAATCAGTACGAAGATGGTtccacacaaaaaaaaaaaaaaataataaataataataatataccaaagaaaacaaaaaagaaaaaaaataataatgaagatattaATGGTGATCATTTagataaacataataatgataataatatccataatgatgatgataagaGTGAAGGAACCCTTGATAACAtgacacaaaaaaataacaacaaaTGTGTTATCATTAAAGAtcagaacaaaataaaaaatatttatcataaaGTTATAGAAGATTCCATAAAATATCTAAGAATTAAAGATGGTATATATCgattacaaaataaaatatatgaagatCCAAATTATCCTTTAGAAGGATTGTTAATACatacacaaaaaaagaatagcacaaatgtaaaatatataaataatgagaaaaaaaaagaaattattaagaaaaatatatattacactgAAAGACAAATAGAATGTATAAAGAGTGGTATATATAAAGGAATAACTATCATTGAAGGGGTTCCAGGTAGTGGTAAGACTAGTatcttaaataaaattattaatatattatttaataataaaaaaaacgaaaaaatACTTATTTGTACCCATAGTAATAGTTgcttaaattatatttttaatttattagtaaaagaaaatgtaattcatcaaaaatatttatgtagaGTTGGAATGGGGGAAGTAGATTctgaaaattttataaatgaatatgaaaTTATGAATGATAAGTTAAgtaaacaatataataagaaagatGAATATATGAACACCTATGaacttaataatatatataattatgatgatgaaaattttaatttttctaaatatggaagaataaattatatgttagATTTAAgacaaaaattattaaatgatgttaatttattatcagaatcatataataaccaaaaaatatataattgtttaaCTGCTAATCAATATTATGAAagatatgttaaaaaaagaatttacttatattttcaatttgtatatctttttaaaaacaaatttaacaatgaagaaaagaaggtgaatgaattttttaatttatatttatcatcctCTCTTGAagattatgatatatataacttattTTTATGTCCTAAGATATATGTTCACAAtcatgaagataataatatagatgaaTTGTTATGGaagaattataatatggaagaaaataataattgtaagAATATTAAATGTATGGATCTATTAAAAGATGATGaaccatatttttatttgatacATCCAGAAAAACAATTAAAGGTATTAAAtctaagtatatataatatattatttccttttaaaaagtatataaatttaaaattaaaaggaaTATCAGTTCAAACGTATCTAGAGAATAAGAgcaaattatatgataatcaAAAGGGAGAATATAATTTACAGGTTCAAGATAAAATTGTGGAAACTAATTTTATATCAGATGAAAATCATGTTACAAATGGAATAATCAATATggattatgataataatgataataatattaacaatgatgatgtattaaatgataattcgtatagtaacaataaaaatagtgTTGATATAGCTCAAATAAATCATTTAGaagataatgataaaaatgaaaacattttgaaaaagaataaaaacaCAAATCATccttatataaatgaacatGTAGACGAAAATCATTTACATATTCAATTTCATCAGGGTGAAGATGATTTATATGTaagtaaatattatttatcaaaattatttaaaacttTCGAACATTTAAAAGATTGTAGAGCATTTGAAGTTTTAAGAAATCAGAGAGAAAGGTGTACTTATATTATTGCTAAGCTAGCTAGAGTAATTGCAATGACATGTACACATGCTAGTATTAATAGAAGTAAAATAGCAAAACtacaattttattttgataatattataatagatGAATGTACACAGATAACAGAAAATGATACGTTTTTACCTTTATTACTTCAAGAAAatagatattataaaagtaaattaaaaagaattatatttgtTGGAGATTCAAATCAATTACCTcctataataaaaaataaatacatcaAAGATTTTGCTAATTATGAACAATCTTTATATAAGAGATTTTTAAGATTAGATTTAccatctatatatttaaatgagcAAGGTCGTATGAGAAGTGAAATATGTAAtatctataaatatttctatagtaaatataatatcgAAATATCTAATTtagaatgtatatataaagagaATTTTGTAAAATCATTCAATCCAGGttttacatatacatatcaGTTTATACATGTACCTTCTGAAGAATATTCTCCTATACCctatttttatcaaaatttATTAGAAGCTGAAATGACGGTtgcaatatatatgtatatgagaTTAATAGGATATCCAAATGATGTAATAACTATTTTAACAACATATAATGGtcaaaaagaattaatattagatatattaaaaaaaaattgtatgtATAATAAGTTAATAGGTATGCCTAAAAAAGTAACAACTGTTGATAAATATCAAGGAAAacaaaatgattatattatattatctttagtAAGATCAAGAAGTATAggatatatgaaaaatattaaaagattaATTGTAGCTTTTTCTCGAGCAAGATTTGGTTTATATGTTCTTGGTAATTACAATTTGTATAAGAAAGCTTATGAATTTAAAAAGcctctatatttttttaaaaaaaataaattacaatTATCTTTACATTTAAATGAACATTATTTAAACACAACATATAGACATATTGAAAATACTTCGAATAATTCATCTCTAATTATAAATGATCTCAACCATTTTTacacaattatatattccttattAAATTATCAATTGCAACAGTCGAACAAATGA